The Desulfuromonas sp. TF nucleotide sequence GTTATGCCGTCCCTGCACGCCAAGTCAGTCTCCTGATCGGTGTGTTGATCGGAATTCTCTTTCTCGGCGAAGCCTGCGGCCGGATCCGTGTCCTCGCCACCAGCCTCATCCTCGCAGGCGTTCTGCTGGTGCGCATCGGTTAAGATCCGCCTCCCCCCTCTCTGAGAGTTATCCTGGCCGGCTCCGGCTTTTTCCGTCCGTCCCACCAGAACCACAGCGCCGCTCCCCCTTGCAGCAGAAGGAGGAGCCCGAAAGCCGCACGGTAGCCGTTCGGATGGTAGCCGGTGGCCGTTTCCGGCCAGGCACTGATGAGGACCCCGATCCCCCACTGGACTGCGAAAGCCGCCAGGAAGACAGGCAGATTGAGTGCCGTATTGGCCCGGCCGGCGAGATGACGGGGAAAGGTTTGGGAGAGGATGGCGTAGGGGAGGATGGCTGAGGTCCCGCTGAGGCCGAAAAGAAACCAGAGAGGGATTGTCAGGGCATTCCATTGTCCCAGGAGCAGGAGTTGCACCGCCATGAAGGCGGTCATGCCGGCGGCGGCGACCCGGATCGGCGGCACGCCCCGCCGGCTCAGATGGTCCGTCAACGCACCGAAGGCAAAGAAACCGATAATCATCGCCGCGGCGACGAGCAGAAGCATCTCGGCGACCGTCGTTCGTTCCAGCCCGGCGACATCCCTCAGCCAGGGGCCGGACCACAGCCCCTGAATCGACAGATAGGTGGCCTGGGTCAGGATCGCCCAGGGCGCCAGGCGCCAGAAGGAGCGGCTGGTATAGATGGTGGCGACGCCGCGCAGCGCTTCGCCGAGGGTCTCGCCGCTGTGGTGATCGGGCCTCTCCGGGACGACCAGAAAAATGGCGAGGGCGGCAAGGAGAGTCAGCGCCGCCAGAATCAGGAAGACGCCCCTCCAGTCGGTGAGCCGAAGGGCGGCTTCCACCGGGGCCGTGGCGGTCAGGGCGCCGATGCCGCCCGAGACCATCTGAACGGAATTGGCCAGCGGCAGCCGCTCGGGAGGCAGCCAGGATGAAAAGGCCTTGAAGGCCGCCATCAGGCATGCCGAAACCCCGAGTCCGATGAGGGCCCTGCCGATAACCAGTCCGGTCACCCCTTCGGCCCGGGCGAAGACCAGGGCGCCGGCGGCGGCGACCACAAGCAGGCTCGCCTCCACCCGCCGCGGACCGAAGCGGTCGAGCAGAACGCCGAGGGGGAGCTGAAAGGCGGCGAAGGTGAGGAAGTAGGCGGAGGTCAGCAGGCCGAGGGCGGCCGGGTCCAGTCCGGCGTCGGCCGCAAGGTCGGGGGCGATGACAGCATTGACCGTGCGGAAAAGGTAGGAGAGGAAATAGCCGAAAGCGAAGGGGATGAAGACGCGGAGGAGTCTGGCTGCGGTTATCGGCATGGGCACGATCCTTGACGGTAGATTTTATGGCAAATTATGACGCCGGCTCTGCGAGCAATAACCGGTTTTTAGGGGTGATGTCCACTGGAATGGTTTGTGTGTAAACCTTGTAGCCTTGAGAGCGCAGCCGTGCCGCCCGGGTGGCATCCACCGCCATCGGGCCGCCCATCCACCCCTGCAGGCCTCCCGTATCCCCCTCGTCCAGGTTGTGGCAGCACGGC carries:
- a CDS encoding MFS transporter, whose translation is MPITAARLLRVFIPFAFGYFLSYLFRTVNAVIAPDLAADAGLDPAALGLLTSAYFLTFAAFQLPLGVLLDRFGPRRVEASLLVVAAAGALVFARAEGVTGLVIGRALIGLGVSACLMAAFKAFSSWLPPERLPLANSVQMVSGGIGALTATAPVEAALRLTDWRGVFLILAALTLLAALAIFLVVPERPDHHSGETLGEALRGVATIYTSRSFWRLAPWAILTQATYLSIQGLWSGPWLRDVAGLERTTVAEMLLLVAAAMIIGFFAFGALTDHLSRRGVPPIRVAAAGMTAFMAVQLLLLGQWNALTIPLWFLFGLSGTSAILPYAILSQTFPRHLAGRANTALNLPVFLAAFAVQWGIGVLISAWPETATGYHPNGYRAAFGLLLLLQGGAALWFWWDGRKKPEPARITLREGGGGS